Within the Gemmatimonadota bacterium genome, the region CAGAAGTCCCGTAGGCATTCGGCCCGCGCTGCATCCCGCGGCTGCGGCGTTGGAACTCCTTGCCGTAGCGACGGCTACGGCGCGTCGTTCCGCCTTGCCGCGCGGGCGCATCACGCGCCTCGGTGCACACGGGACTTCCGCGCCGGCACACCTAGCCCTCGGGGTCCAACGCGCGGGCGATGCGCACCCGCGCGTCACGCAGGTGGATCCGGCTGGTCGCGTCGCGGACTCCGGGCAGCGCGTTTCGGATCCGCGCCTGCACCGCCTCCAGCTCGGCCCGCGCGAACGCGCGCACGTCCGACTGGCTGGCGTGGACCGGCGTGAAGTTGTCGCCGCCGCGCAAGAAGGCCGGCGGCGGCGGCGGTTCCTCGTTGAGCAGGAACGCCATGCGATCGATCCAGCCTCGTTGCAGGTTGCGCCGGAACGGGTCGATGGCGCCGCCGCTCCGCAGCTCCGTCCAGACGGCGTCACGTACGTCGCCGAGCATTTCCCCCAGGGAGTAGTTGTCCCCGTCCGCCAGCACTCCGGCCTCGACGAGCCGCTGCATGCGGCTGGGGTTGAGGACGTTGTTCAGGACGCCGACCTGGCGGGCGCGCAGTCGGTCGATGGTACCGCCGTGCTCCACGCGAGACAGCAACTCGCGCTCGAGCATCCACTCCGGTGTCGCGAACGCCTGCTCGGTAAGAAAGGCCATGGCGCGGCGCTGCGTTTCGGCGGCGACGGGCGTGTACACCGCCCCGTCCTGGCCCTGCCGCTTCCGCGTGCGCGTGACGCCGCCAATGTTCGTGACGACGTGGCCCATGTAGCGGTTCCATTGCCCCAGAACCTGATTGTAGAGCTCCTGCGGGGTGTTCCATGGCTCGCCCTCTTCGAACACCCAGTCGGTGATGCGCGGGAGGATTCTCTTGAGGTTGTCGATGCCGTAGGTGCTGGCCTCCATGGCGTCGGCACCGATCGCTTCCGTCAGGGAGGTAGGATCGGTTGCGCTGGGGTTGCCGAACATGTACATGGGATCGCCCGCGCGCTCCTCGATCCACCCGTCGAGCGTGGGCTTCTGCGCTTCGATGTCGGCGTCGAGGATCGGCCGATACCCCCACGCGACGGAATACTTGTCGTACTCTCCGATCGCCGGGCCGAAGCAGACGCCGGCGTCCTCCGGCTGCGCCACGTAGTTGAACCGGGCGTAGTCCATGATGCTGGGCGCGGTGCCCATGCGGCACGTGAACGCCGCGGACCTCAACGAGTCCACGGGATACGCGGCGCTCGCCTTCATGTTGTGCGGCAGCCCCAGCGTATGGCCGACCTCGTGCGCCGAAACGAAGCGCACCAGCTCGCCCATGACGTCGTCGCCGAACTCCGGCGTGCGAGCATCGGGATTGGCCGCCGCCGTCTGCACGAAGTACCAGTTTCGCAGCAGGTTCATCACGTTGTGGAACCAGCCGATGTCGGACTCCAGGATCTCACCCGTGCGCGGGTCGTGCACGTGCGGGCCGTATGCGTTCTGCACCGGCGAGGAGAAATATCGGATGACGCTGTAGCGCGCGTCTTCCGGGCTGAACTCCGGGTCCTCCTCGGGGGTGGGCGGGTCCATCGCGCGGATGGCGTTGCGGAAGCCGGCCACCTCGAAGGCGGCGTTCCAGTCCTCCACGCCCTGCTTCAGGTACGGACGCCACTTCTCTGGTGTGGCCGGGTCGATGTAGTAGACGATCGGCTTGACCGGCTCCACGAGCTCGCCGCGGTTGAAGGCGGCCGTATCCACAGGCTCCAGGCGCCAGCGGGTGATGAAGCAGCGGCCCTCGGCGCGCTGCGCGTCGGCGCCGAAGTCGACCTGCTGCACGCTGAAGAAGCCGACCCGTTCGTCGCACGGCCGCGGCGTCATCGGATCATCCGGCAGCCGGATCATCGAATGGTTCATCTCCAGCGAGATGGCGTTGGTAGTGCCCTGCGAGGGCGCCTGCGTGGCCTCGTAGGTGAGCGTGTTGCGGATCTCCACGTTGCGGGGGTAGCTCTTCACCCAGTTCACGAAGGTCCTGTTCTCATCCAACCGGCGCACACCGAAGTTGGTCCGACGGTTGCTCCGCAGCCCCAGAACGGGCACGTCCTTGGTGAAGAGGTCCGTCACGTCGACAACGACGGCGCCGGAGTCCTCCGACAGAGCCGCGACGCCGAAGGACGCGACGATGGGCTCGAAGTTGGAGTTGCGAACCGCCTCGAAGATCGGCAGGGAATCGTCCGCCACGTTGTTGTGCGAGACGGTACGGAGCAGGATGTCGTCCCCCATGCGCTGCCAGCGGACGACCTGCGTGTTCTCCTTCTCGCCCCCGTAGCGCACGTTGGCGGCCGCCTTGGCGATACGCGTTACGAGCAGGATTTCCGTGTCCAGCATGTCGTTTGGGATTTCGAAAAGGACCTTCTCGTCCACCCGGTGCACGTGAAACATCCCCGAGTCCGTCTGCGCGGTCGCGGGCACGACATCCGCGTAGGGCTTGATGCCGTCGTCGGCGTCGCTTCGCTGGCCGCGCGGCGCGGGCCGAGAGTCGGAGTCCTGGCCGACCGCGCCTGAGCAGGCCGAGAGGGCAGCCGCCGCGACGAGCGCGGCAAAGGTCGAAAGGCGACGTCGGGTCATGTCGTTCGTCCGGATTGGGGGTGGGCTTCGGCGTTTGGCGGACCGCGAAGCTATGGTCCGGCCGGGGCCGGGCGAAAGGAGCGGCGTGCGACCGGGTGGCTTCTCCTACATCGTCATCAACGCCGCAACCAGATCGATCCCGTACCATAAGTTCGCGATGCGGAGGTTCTCGTCGGGCGCGTGCTGGTTGTCGTCGTGATTCGCGATGGGGACGCCCACCGCAGGGGTGGCCAGGATCTCCCCGAACAGATACAGGGGCAGCGAGCCGCCGAGGGTGGGCGCCAGCACCGGCTCCGCGCCCGCCGCGACCCGGGTCGCCTCGATCACCGAGCGCGCGATGGGCGTGTCCAGGCTCACGCGCGCGGCCGGGTAGCCAGGGAACCGATCCACCCGGGCGATGCGCGCGTGTTGCATGCGCGTTGCAGAGTCGGGATCCGAGCGCACCACGTGGTACCCCTGGGCGTGCGCGTGCGCCTCGACCAGGTCGAGCATGCGCTCGGGGTCGTTGCCCTTCGCCAATCGAACGTCGATCGACGCGGACGCGGAGGGCGGAATCACGTTGCGCGCCGTGGCGCCGACCGTCCCGGACTGAAACCCCCTGATGTTCAGGGACGGAATCAGCATGCGCTCCAGATAAGGAGCGTTGCCGGCCTCGGTAGCCGCCAGGCCCAGCTCCGCCCTCAGCCGCGCGTCGAACGGGGCCATGGCGTCTATCGCCTCGCGCTCGGCCGCGCCGACGGGCTCTGTATCATCGTAGAAGCCCTCGATCAGCACGGCACCGTCGGCGTCCTTCATGGACGCGAGCAGCCGGGCGAGCTCCAGGGCCGGATTGGGCGCCCAGTTGCCGTAGTGTCCGCTGTGCAGGTACCGATTCGCGCCGTAAACGGTGATCTGCAGTCCCGTGTAGCCGCGCACGCCGAAGAAAAGCTGGGGCCTGCGGCTCTGGTGGACGGGCCCGTCCATGATCAGCCAGGCGTCGGCCGCGAGCAGCTCGGCGTTGGCGCGCAGTATGTCCTCCAGGTGGCCCGATCCGGCTTCCTCCTCACCTTCGAAAAAGAACTTCAGGTTCGATGAGGGCCTCGAGCCGGCCGCGTCCAGGGCGTCGAGCGCCGCGAGGATGGCCGGGACCGGCGCCTTGTCGTCGCCCGCGCCGCGGGCGTAGATGCGCCACTCGGGGTCTACCGCGTCGGTCGAGGCTCCTTGCGGCGGCAGCGCGACGCGCTCGCCGCCGGCCTCGACGGGCCCGGTGCGGAGCGTGGGCCGCCACGGCGGGTCCGTCCAGCGCGCCGTGTCCACGGGTTGGCCATCGTAGTGCACGTAGAAGATGAGCGTCCGCTCGGCGCCCGGTACGGCGAGCTCGCCGTATACGGGCGGAGGGCCCCCCAGGCCGTCGAGCGTGCGCGCGCGAACGCCGCGTCGCTCGAGCGCCGCGACGAGCCAGTCCGCGTTGCGGCGGATGTTGAGGTCGTCGGCGGCGACGTTGGGGATGGCCAGTAGCTCGGCGAATTCGCTCAGGATCGCCCCGGCGTGCGCGGTCCGATGCGCGCGCGCGGCTGCCACTCCCGCGGCCGATCCCGCTTGCGCCCCCGCCGGTGTCGGGGCCGCCAGCAGGGCGGGGAGGACGGCGAACGCCAGCGCCCTGCTGGGCGCGCGAAAAGACCACGACATGGCTCGACCTCGGTACGGGAGAAGAATCCGCCCGGGAGCCTAGATGTCGCGTCTCCGGAACGCCAGGAAGCCGATGACGACGAACGCCGTCGCCCAGGCCGCGGCGACCAGCGCGAGCATCGACGCGTCGCCGACCGTGGGCGCGGCCCTGCCCGCCTCGAGCCGCGCCGCGGTTACCACCGCGAGCCTGTCGGGGTCGAACATCAGGTAGTTGCGTAGCTGGTCGAAGGAGGCGATCGGGAGGTAGGTCAGGTACGGGCGCGCGCCCTCCCAAAGCTTGCCGATGCCGCCGCGCAGCAGGGTTTCGCCGAACGCCACGTAGAAGAACCAGATCGCCATCGCGCCGCCGGTGCTGCGCACCGTCGTGGCGACCAGCAGCGCCAGCGACGCGTAGCCCGCGTAGGAAAGCACGACCGCGCCGATCGCCTGCAGCTGCCCCGCGCGCACGATCCCGTCGCCGCTCCCGAGGTCGGTGCTCATGAGCGCGAGGGTACCGCCGATGGATATGTACATGCCGACAAACGCCAGGGCGGTGAGGACGACGGCAAAGGTCTTGCCCCAGTACCACTGCCCGCGCGTCAGCCCGTCGATGACGTTCTGGCGGCCGGTACGCCATGAGAACTCACTGGCGGCGAGGAGTATCAGCACGACCGCCCCGAAGATGAGGGGGACCTGGGTGGGCTCACCCAGGATCTCGCTCCACGCTCCCGGCAGCGCGAAGCTTCCGTCTCCCTCGCGCCTCGCGTCCAGGAAGTCCTCGCCGAAACCGAGGGTGGCGATCAGCGCGAGCAGGCCCAGGCCCACCCAGAAGGCGCGCCGCTTGCGGGTCTTCAGGAACTCGTTACGGGCCAGCACGGCTGCGACACTCATGCCACGTCTCCCATCCCGGCCGCACCCGCGCCGGTGCTTTCGAGAAAGGCATCCTCCAGGGACCGCTGTTCCAGCGATAGATGAGATAGGTACACGTTACGCTCTGCCAGCCATCGATTTAGCGCGGCCAGATCCGGAGCCTCCATCTGCAGACGCACGCGGTCTCCAGCGCGCGTCGCCGACTGCGCGGCGGGGAATGCCCTCACCTGGGAGAGAAGAGCCTCCGCATCGTCCGAGCCGAGCACGACCACGGACCGACCGGCCGTAACCTCCCCGACCGGTCCCTGCGTCACGACCTTGCCCTGCCGGATGATGGCGACGTGGGTGCAGGTCCGTTCCACCTCCCACAGCAGGTGGCTGGACAGGAAGATCGTGGTGCCGCGTTCGGCCAGGCGTCCGATGATCTCGCGGATCTCCCGCATCCCCTCCGGATCGAGGCCGTTGGCCGGCTCGTCCAGGATGAGCAGCTCCGGCTCGCCCAGCATCGTCGCCGCCAGCGCGAGACGCTGCTTCATGCCCAGAGAGCACGCGCCGAATTTGGTCTTCTGGCGACCGCTCAGGCCTACCACCTCCAGCACTTCGGCGACCTGGCCGGCCGGAGCGCCCTTGACCCTGGCGACCAGCGCGAGGTTGTCGCGGCACGACAGGTAAGGGTAGAAATTCGGCTGCTCGAGGGTCGCGCCCACGCGCTTGCGCGCCGCTTCGCGTTCCTTTCGGGAGTCGGCGCCCAGGAGGCGGAAGCTCCCGCCGGTCGGCGAGATGATCCCGAGCAGCATGCCGATGGTGGTCGTCTTGCCGCTGCCGTTCGGTCCCAGGAAGCCGAACACCTGGCCGCGCTCCACGGCGATATCGAGGCCATCCACGGCGCGGGTTCGCCCGTAGCTCTTCGATAGGTCCCGCGTCTCGATTACCGACATGCCGTCCCGTGGCTCGAGGTCTGTGCGCGGCTTCTACTCCTTCTGGCCAAAAAGAACGAAGCAGGGAGCGGGAAGTTTCAGGCTACTCTCCGGGGGGGTGCGGGCGCCGGCGTGGCAGGGCGGTTGTCAGCGTCGACCGAGCCGGGTATGGTCGGCGCCGTGAACACCGCTTCAGGTGGTTCGGCCGCGATCCCCCACGGCGGGGGACTCCGCTACATGGCGTTGTCGGCGCTCGCGTTCAGCTTCATGGCGCTGCTGGTCAAGGTGGCGGGCCAGCGCCTGCCCTCCAGCGAGATCGTGCTCGTGCGCGCCGTGGTCACGCTCGTAATCAGTTGGGGCCTGCTGCGCCGCGCGGGGGTGTCGTGTTGGGGCAGACGCCGCGGGCTGCTGGTGCTCCGCGGCGTGCTCGGCTTCGTAGCGCTCACGTCGTTCTACTACGCGGTCGTCAACCTGCCGCTCGCCGACGCGACGGTGATCCAGTACACGAATCCGGTGTGGGCCGCGCTCATCGCGGTGGCCGCGCTCGGGGAGCGCATGCACCGCCGCGAGGTGGTCCTGGTCTTGGCGAGCCTGGGCGGAGTGATCCTGGCCACGCGCCCGTCTTTCCTTTTCGGTGGCGCGTCTCTCCCCACGGTCCCGGTCGCCGTAGGACTCGTGGCGGCGCTGTTCAGCGCGGCGGCGTACGTCACCGTCCGCAAGCTGGGCGAGACCGACCACACCATGGTCATTGTCTTCTACTTCTCGCTCATCGCGACCATCGGGGCGATCCCCATAGCCGCACCCCGGGTCGTGTGGCCGACCCCGCTGGAGTGGCTCGTGCTGGTGGGCGTCGGGGTCGCGACCCAGCTCGGACAGGTCTTCATGACCATCGGCCTGCGCCGCGAAAGGGCGGGGCGCGCCACCGCGGCCAGCTACCTGGCGGTGGCGTTCGCGGCCATCTGGGGCCTGCTCTTCTACCGCGAAGTGCCGAGCGGATGGCTCGTGGCGGGCGCGCTGATCATAGTCGCCTCCACGGTCGCGCTGAGTCTGGTGGGCCCGGCGGCGACGCCGTGCCCGCCGGGCCGCGCGAGCGCGCGGCGGGCGGCCTGACGCCGACGCCTGTCGTGGGCGCCCTACTCGCGTCGCGCGAGCGGCACTTCGATGGGCTTGAGCTCGCGCGCGGCTTCGATCATGCGAACGAACTCGGCCCGATAGCCCTCTTCGTCGTCGCCGGTGGCGCCGCGGGCGAGGTCCAGGACCAGGTCCCAGGTCGCCGCGCCGGCGTGCTCCGAGTCGCGCAGAAGCATGCCGAAAGCCGCCACCGAGGCGGCGAAGCGCAGGTCCTCACGGGCCCTGTAGGTACGGTTGGCGACGGGGTGCTCGATGAGGCGGCTGCGCTCGCCGTCGGGCGCCTTGTAGCGGAGCTTCACGAAGGCCAGCTCGGTGCTCATCGGCGTGAGGTCGCCGTCCTCCTCGGTCGCGCCGTAGCGAAGCGGCCCCGGCTCGCGCGCTTCCACGTCCGACTTCGCGCCGACCGGCACCACCTCGTACAGCGCGGTCACGGTGTGGCCGGCGCCCAGCTCGCCCGCGTCCTTATCGTCGTCGTCGAAGTCCTCGGCGGCGAGCATGCGATTCTCGTAGCCGATGAGTCGGTAGGCGCGCACCACGGCGGGATTGAACTCCACCTGGATCTTCACGTCCTTGGCGATCGTGTGCAGCGTGCCGCCCACCTCCGAGACGAGCACCTTCTTGGCCTCCAGCGCGCTGTCGATGTAGGCGAAGTTGCCGTTCCCGTGGTCGGCGATCTGCTCCATCTTGGCGTCCTGCAGGTTGCCGGTGCCGAAGCCGAGCACGGTCAGGAAGGTGCCCTGCCTGCGCCTTTCCTCGATCAGCCGCACCATCTCCGAGTCGCTCGAGGCGCCGACGTTGAAGTCGCCGTCCGTGGCGAGGATGACGCGGTTGTTGCCGCCATCGATGTGGCGCTTGCGCGCGACCTGGTACGCGAGCCGGATGCCCGCGCCACCGGCGGTAGAGCCGCCGGCCTGCAGATTGTCGATCGCGTGCAGGATCTCGTCCTTGCGGTGCCCCGGTGTGGGCGGCAGCACGAGCCCGGCCGCGCCCGCGTACACGACGATGGAGACCCGGTCCGCCGAGCCGAGCTGGCCCACCAGCATGCGGAACGCCTGCTTGAGCAGTGGCAGCTTGTCCGGGGACTGCATCGAGCCCGACACGTCGATCAGGAACACGAGATTGCTGGGCGGTCGGCTCTCCTCGTCGAACTCGCGTCCGCGCATGGCGATGCGCAGGAGTCTGTGCGCGGGCGCCCACGGGGCGGGCGCGACGTGGGTGTGGACCGCGAAGGGCACCTCTTTGCGCGGCGCGGCGTACGCGTACGGGAAGTAGTTGACGAGCTCTTCGATGCGCACCGCGTCCGCCGGCGGCAGCCGGCTTTCGCCGAGCAGGAAGCGGCGCACGTTGGCGTAGGACGCGCGGTCCACGTCTATGCCGAAGGTCGACAGCGGGTGCGCGCCGGGGGAGCGGAACTCGTTCTCCTCGATGTAGGCGTACGCCTCGCGGTCTTTGGGCGGCGCCCAGCGCCAGCCGTCGCCGCGTAGTCTGAGCGCCTGCGGGCTCGCCGGGGCGGAGAAGGTGGCGTTCCGGGAGAGGTCCGAGGACTGCTTGGCGGCCTGGTCTCGGCGGAGCGGTGGCGCGGCTTCGCCCTCCACGATGATCGCCTCCAGACCGACGGCTTGCCTGGACAGCCCGAAGTTCACGGGACCGGCGCCCGCGGCCACATCAACGGTGCGGGCGGACGTGGCGTAGCCGATCAGCGTCGCCCGCAGCTCGATCTGCAGCCCCGTGAAGCGGTCCGGCAGCGGCAGCGAGTAGCCTCCGCCCGCGCCGCTCAAGGTGCCGATGCCGGTGCCCTGGACGAACACCTGGACGCCGGCCAGGGGAGAGCCCGTATCGACGTCCTTGACGGTGCCGGTGATGGTGACTCCGACGCCTGTGGCCGGAGGCCCGCCCGGCGTCGGTAGCGGGGCCTCGGCGGCCAGCGCCAGACCCGCGAAGGCGAGTGGAAGTACGGCTAGCGATCTCATGAACCCTCCCGCGTGATGTGGTTGCTCTGCAGGAGGGACGCCGCGGCGGCGCGGCGTTGCACACGACCGCCGGGTCAGCCCCCGATGGGGCGCCCCCCGACCCAGACTTCGCGCACCACCGACGGCGGCGAGCCAAACACGAGCATGGACGCCAGCGTGTCCGCGGCCCAGCCGTCCAGGGTGGGGTGCTCCAGGTCGACCGCAACCAGATCGGCGAACCGGCCGGGCTCGATCTCGCCCGCCTGTACGCCGACGGAGCGGGCGCCGTGGCGGGTGGCCATGTCGAGCAGCGGAGGCGCGCACTCGAGGCGATCGGGATCGCCTCCGTCCGCGCGCGGCGCGGGGTCCGCGACGACGACGCGCGTGCCGGTGCGGAGCCGTTCGTGGTACTCCACGCAACGCATTTCCTCGAAGGGGTCGATCACCGCGTTGCTGTCGCTGCCGAGCGCGATGGGGACGCCTTCGGGGCGCAGGAGGTCGAGCGGCAGAAAGCCGTCGGCCAGGTCGCGCTCGGTGGTGGGGCAGGCGCACACGGTCGCGTCCGCGTCGGCGAGCAGTCGCGCCTCCGCCGCGTCGAGGTGCGTGGCGTGCACCGCGGTGAATCGCCCGGACAGCGCCCCGGCGTCGGCGAGCACGCGCACCGGGCGTGCGCCGTAGGCGGCCGCGCAGGCGGCCACCTCGGCCGGCTGCTCGGAGACGTGCATGTGCAGCGGGGCGGAGCGCCGCTCGCACCACTCCGCGATGGCGCCCAGCCAGTCGCGGGGGACCGCCCGGATGCTGTGCGGCGCGGCGCCGACCGTGACGCCCCGGTGCTCGGCCGCGGCCTCGGACAGGCGCTCGAGCTGCTCCAGGTACTCGTCCAGCCGCGGCGTCGCGAAACGCCGCTGCCGCTTGCTCAGTGGCTCGCCGATCGCGCCGGTCGCGTACGCCACGTGAAGGAGCACCAACCGGATCCCCACGTCGCGAGCGGCCTCCATGACCGCGCGGGCAAGCCGCTCCTCGGGGTCCAGCGCGCGGCCGTCGCGGTCTCTGTGCACGTAGTGGAACTCGCCCACGGTGGTGAAGCCCGCGCGCAGCATCTCGCGGAAGCAGGCGCGGGTGACCTCGCTCAGGGCGTCCTCGTCGAGCCGCAGGACGAGC harbors:
- a CDS encoding zinc-dependent metalloprotease — its product is MTRRRLSTFAALVAAAALSACSGAVGQDSDSRPAPRGQRSDADDGIKPYADVVPATAQTDSGMFHVHRVDEKVLFEIPNDMLDTEILLVTRIAKAAANVRYGGEKENTQVVRWQRMGDDILLRTVSHNNVADDSLPIFEAVRNSNFEPIVASFGVAALSEDSGAVVVDVTDLFTKDVPVLGLRSNRRTNFGVRRLDENRTFVNWVKSYPRNVEIRNTLTYEATQAPSQGTTNAISLEMNHSMIRLPDDPMTPRPCDERVGFFSVQQVDFGADAQRAEGRCFITRWRLEPVDTAAFNRGELVEPVKPIVYYIDPATPEKWRPYLKQGVEDWNAAFEVAGFRNAIRAMDPPTPEEDPEFSPEDARYSVIRYFSSPVQNAYGPHVHDPRTGEILESDIGWFHNVMNLLRNWYFVQTAAANPDARTPEFGDDVMGELVRFVSAHEVGHTLGLPHNMKASAAYPVDSLRSAAFTCRMGTAPSIMDYARFNYVAQPEDAGVCFGPAIGEYDKYSVAWGYRPILDADIEAQKPTLDGWIEERAGDPMYMFGNPSATDPTSLTEAIGADAMEASTYGIDNLKRILPRITDWVFEEGEPWNTPQELYNQVLGQWNRYMGHVVTNIGGVTRTRKRQGQDGAVYTPVAAETQRRAMAFLTEQAFATPEWMLERELLSRVEHGGTIDRLRARQVGVLNNVLNPSRMQRLVEAGVLADGDNYSLGEMLGDVRDAVWTELRSGGAIDPFRRNLQRGWIDRMAFLLNEEPPPPPAFLRGGDNFTPVHASQSDVRAFARAELEAVQARIRNALPGVRDATSRIHLRDARVRIARALDPEG
- a CDS encoding DMT family transporter, whose protein sequence is MNTASGGSAAIPHGGGLRYMALSALAFSFMALLVKVAGQRLPSSEIVLVRAVVTLVISWGLLRRAGVSCWGRRRGLLVLRGVLGFVALTSFYYAVVNLPLADATVIQYTNPVWAALIAVAALGERMHRREVVLVLASLGGVILATRPSFLFGGASLPTVPVAVGLVAALFSAAAYVTVRKLGETDHTMVIVFYFSLIATIGAIPIAAPRVVWPTPLEWLVLVGVGVATQLGQVFMTIGLRRERAGRATAASYLAVAFAAIWGLLFYREVPSGWLVAGALIIVASTVALSLVGPAATPCPPGRASARRAA
- a CDS encoding M20/M25/M40 family metallo-hydrolase, which produces MSWSFRAPSRALAFAVLPALLAAPTPAGAQAGSAAGVAAARAHRTAHAGAILSEFAELLAIPNVAADDLNIRRNADWLVAALERRGVRARTLDGLGGPPPVYGELAVPGAERTLIFYVHYDGQPVDTARWTDPPWRPTLRTGPVEAGGERVALPPQGASTDAVDPEWRIYARGAGDDKAPVPAILAALDALDAAGSRPSSNLKFFFEGEEEAGSGHLEDILRANAELLAADAWLIMDGPVHQSRRPQLFFGVRGYTGLQITVYGANRYLHSGHYGNWAPNPALELARLLASMKDADGAVLIEGFYDDTEPVGAAEREAIDAMAPFDARLRAELGLAATEAGNAPYLERMLIPSLNIRGFQSGTVGATARNVIPPSASASIDVRLAKGNDPERMLDLVEAHAHAQGYHVVRSDPDSATRMQHARIARVDRFPGYPAARVSLDTPIARSVIEATRVAAGAEPVLAPTLGGSLPLYLFGEILATPAVGVPIANHDDNQHAPDENLRIANLWYGIDLVAALMTM
- a CDS encoding ABC transporter ATP-binding protein; the encoded protein is MSVIETRDLSKSYGRTRAVDGLDIAVERGQVFGFLGPNGSGKTTTIGMLLGIISPTGGSFRLLGADSRKEREAARKRVGATLEQPNFYPYLSCRDNLALVARVKGAPAGQVAEVLEVVGLSGRQKTKFGACSLGMKQRLALAATMLGEPELLILDEPANGLDPEGMREIREIIGRLAERGTTIFLSSHLLWEVERTCTHVAIIRQGKVVTQGPVGEVTAGRSVVVLGSDDAEALLSQVRAFPAAQSATRAGDRVRLQMEAPDLAALNRWLAERNVYLSHLSLEQRSLEDAFLESTGAGAAGMGDVA
- a CDS encoding formimidoylglutamate deiminase; amino-acid sequence: MRTLVPDLLWRGDRFHAGLAVDVGADGRVAAVRDASLARGRPGEVERLHGRALLPGFVNAHSHAFQRRLRGRTQWRPVSHERADFWTWREAMYELVLRLDEDALSEVTRACFREMLRAGFTTVGEFHYVHRDRDGRALDPEERLARAVMEAARDVGIRLVLLHVAYATGAIGEPLSKRQRRFATPRLDEYLEQLERLSEAAAEHRGVTVGAAPHSIRAVPRDWLGAIAEWCERRSAPLHMHVSEQPAEVAACAAAYGARPVRVLADAGALSGRFTAVHATHLDAAEARLLADADATVCACPTTERDLADGFLPLDLLRPEGVPIALGSDSNAVIDPFEEMRCVEYHERLRTGTRVVVADPAPRADGGDPDRLECAPPLLDMATRHGARSVGVQAGEIEPGRFADLVAVDLEHPTLDGWAADTLASMLVFGSPPSVVREVWVGGRPIGG
- a CDS encoding ABC transporter permease, whose product is MSVAAVLARNEFLKTRKRRAFWVGLGLLALIATLGFGEDFLDARREGDGSFALPGAWSEILGEPTQVPLIFGAVVLILLAASEFSWRTGRQNVIDGLTRGQWYWGKTFAVVLTALAFVGMYISIGGTLALMSTDLGSGDGIVRAGQLQAIGAVVLSYAGYASLALLVATTVRSTGGAMAIWFFYVAFGETLLRGGIGKLWEGARPYLTYLPIASFDQLRNYLMFDPDRLAVVTAARLEAGRAAPTVGDASMLALVAAAWATAFVVIGFLAFRRRDI
- a CDS encoding von Willebrand factor type A domain-containing protein: MRSLAVLPLAFAGLALAAEAPLPTPGGPPATGVGVTITGTVKDVDTGSPLAGVQVFVQGTGIGTLSGAGGGYSLPLPDRFTGLQIELRATLIGYATSARTVDVAAGAGPVNFGLSRQAVGLEAIIVEGEAAPPLRRDQAAKQSSDLSRNATFSAPASPQALRLRGDGWRWAPPKDREAYAYIEENEFRSPGAHPLSTFGIDVDRASYANVRRFLLGESRLPPADAVRIEELVNYFPYAYAAPRKEVPFAVHTHVAPAPWAPAHRLLRIAMRGREFDEESRPPSNLVFLIDVSGSMQSPDKLPLLKQAFRMLVGQLGSADRVSIVVYAGAAGLVLPPTPGHRKDEILHAIDNLQAGGSTAGGAGIRLAYQVARKRHIDGGNNRVILATDGDFNVGASSDSEMVRLIEERRRQGTFLTVLGFGTGNLQDAKMEQIADHGNGNFAYIDSALEAKKVLVSEVGGTLHTIAKDVKIQVEFNPAVVRAYRLIGYENRMLAAEDFDDDDKDAGELGAGHTVTALYEVVPVGAKSDVEAREPGPLRYGATEEDGDLTPMSTELAFVKLRYKAPDGERSRLIEHPVANRTYRAREDLRFAASVAAFGMLLRDSEHAGAATWDLVLDLARGATGDDEEGYRAEFVRMIEAARELKPIEVPLARRE